A DNA window from Gloeocapsa sp. PCC 73106 contains the following coding sequences:
- a CDS encoding alpha/beta fold hydrolase, translating into MNIGFSFFCPVIDRPDLPLLIFLPGMDGTGLLLHKQVKGLQKFFNLRCLVIPPNDRSDWETLTNQVIFLIESEWRKLKRPEIYLCGESFGGCIALSVAINIPTLWKQLILVNPASSFSKCPWLSWGIHLTPWIPGFIYPYSNLALLPWLVSLERISPRERQALLIALKSVPGESVSWRMSLLQNFYVSREKLNHFTVPVLLIASGRDRLLPSVQECIYLSNQFPHAQLSVLPESGHACLLEQEVYLDKLISSCLPILAAT; encoded by the coding sequence ATGAATATCGGTTTTAGTTTTTTTTGTCCCGTTATTGATCGACCTGATTTACCTCTGTTAATTTTTTTACCGGGTATGGATGGTACCGGTCTGTTGTTACACAAACAAGTAAAAGGATTACAAAAGTTTTTTAATCTACGCTGTCTGGTGATTCCTCCGAATGATCGCAGTGATTGGGAAACTCTCACCAATCAGGTTATTTTTCTAATTGAGAGCGAATGGCGTAAATTAAAGCGTCCTGAGATTTATCTTTGTGGGGAGTCTTTTGGAGGTTGTATAGCTTTGTCGGTTGCTATTAATATACCTACACTATGGAAACAACTAATTTTAGTTAACCCTGCTTCTAGCTTTTCTAAATGTCCTTGGCTTAGTTGGGGTATACATCTGACTCCTTGGATTCCGGGTTTTATTTATCCTTACTCTAATTTGGCTTTATTGCCCTGGTTGGTTTCTTTAGAGAGAATTAGTCCAAGGGAGCGTCAAGCTTTATTAATAGCGCTGAAAAGCGTCCCTGGGGAGAGCGTTAGTTGGCGCATGTCTCTACTCCAGAATTTTTATGTCTCTCGGGAGAAATTAAACCACTTTACTGTGCCAGTGTTATTAATTGCGAGTGGGCGCGATCGCCTGTTACCCTCGGTTCAAGAATGTATCTATCTAAGTAATCAGTTTCCCCATGCTCAATTGTCAGTATTACCTGAGAGTGGACACGCTTGTTTGTTGGAGCAAGAAGTTTATCTAGACAAACTTATTAGTAGCTGTCTGCCCATATTAGCAGCTACGTGA
- a CDS encoding calcium-binding protein, which yields MLPEIGLSISPQIVNEEEGTILTLTFTTTGDIPEEGITVNLEGNTAEIMRQFTAAQTRFVSPIDPDNIELIYRFEGNLEEEVTGGVLDRFSLEDDPNSPGFLSDFFFTITEPVATIPLTVLDNFIEEPDTTFSYTLVNGPGYRVDRQARTADFTVTDGVPGGVGPVVSVTAEPTLLVESEQTVLNATITLDSRPPLGGVVVVLDSGVPLSVAEFDLNIDPRDPNEETSPDLEITGGSLVGTNEVTSQLILLVTDEVATVSVPVLNGSLFSGTRDYTYELLDGEQYEVDPENSSVSITIEDGSDGESIVGTFGPDNLVGATGPDTIRGLGGNDTLSGLDENDTISGGPGNDVLNGGDGEDVLSGGPGRDQFVYNNILDGVDTITDFSSFDRFVISAGVFRIESLNSENFTVGTSAPTTVPGLQYDSAAGDLFYWNSNSIPFQLATLSGAPTVTPGSFILA from the coding sequence ATGCTACCTGAAATCGGCTTGAGCATCAGCCCCCAAATAGTCAACGAAGAAGAGGGGACTATTTTGACCCTTACATTCACCACCACAGGTGATATTCCAGAAGAGGGCATTACGGTCAATCTAGAAGGAAATACTGCTGAAATCATGCGGCAGTTTACTGCAGCTCAGACGCGCTTCGTTTCACCCATCGACCCCGACAATATCGAGCTCATTTATCGCTTTGAAGGAAACCTAGAGGAAGAAGTAACTGGCGGGGTGCTTGATCGGTTTTCCTTGGAAGACGACCCCAATAGTCCCGGCTTTCTAAGTGATTTCTTCTTCACTATTACAGAGCCTGTTGCTACTATCCCCCTAACGGTGCTGGATAACTTTATCGAAGAACCTGACACAACCTTCAGCTACACCTTGGTTAATGGTCCAGGCTATCGAGTTGATCGCCAAGCCAGAACTGCTGACTTTACTGTAACTGATGGGGTACCCGGTGGGGTCGGTCCTGTTGTGAGCGTGACCGCTGAGCCCACGCTTTTAGTTGAGTCTGAGCAAACTGTATTAAATGCTACCATTACCCTCGACAGCCGACCCCCACTAGGAGGCGTGGTGGTTGTTCTCGATAGTGGTGTGCCTCTGTCTGTGGCAGAATTTGACCTCAATATCGATCCTCGCGATCCAAACGAGGAAACTTCGCCAGATCTTGAGATCACTGGCGGTAGTCTGGTTGGTACCAATGAGGTTACCAGTCAGTTAATATTGCTAGTAACCGACGAAGTTGCTACGGTATCGGTACCCGTGCTAAATGGTAGTTTATTCTCAGGAACGCGCGATTATACTTATGAGCTACTCGATGGAGAGCAGTATGAGGTCGATCCCGAGAACAGCAGTGTTTCTATCACTATTGAAGATGGTTCGGACGGGGAGAGTATTGTGGGTACCTTTGGACCCGACAACCTAGTTGGTGCTACCGGTCCTGATACCATTAGAGGTCTCGGTGGTAATGATACTCTTTCTGGTTTAGATGAAAATGATACTATATCTGGTGGTCCCGGTAACGATGTCTTAAATGGTGGTGATGGTGAGGATGTATTGTCTGGTGGTCCTGGTCGTGATCAATTTGTTTACAACAACATTCTTGACGGAGTTGACACTATTACTGATTTCAGTAGTTTTGACAGGTTCGTTATATCCGCCGGAGTCTTCCGCATCGAGTCTCTAAATAGTGAGAACTTTACGGTAGGTACCAGTGCACCTACTACTGTGCCTGGATTACAATACGATTCAGCAGCAGGAGATTTATTTTACTGGAATAGTAATAGCATTCCCTTCCAATTAGCTACTTTATCGGGTGCTCCAACGGTAACCCCCGGTAGTTTTATCCTCGCTTAA
- a CDS encoding cupin domain-containing protein, whose protein sequence is MGLKRQISINSLESIEAGKTRFYTPQSSDQTMLVNISPGTIEDLFVHKFQTDQLLVVKGNVTLVILSNRQYEYIYLSEDYPQVVTIPPGVPHGAINLSKESCLVVNAVIRHGIASAKDYQPIKPPFPYDLNKASRKLSRNFEQIRYIMN, encoded by the coding sequence ATGGGACTCAAGCGCCAAATCTCTATAAATTCTTTAGAATCAATCGAAGCAGGTAAGACACGCTTTTACACGCCCCAATCTAGTGATCAGACAATGCTAGTAAATATTAGTCCAGGGACGATAGAAGATTTATTTGTACATAAATTTCAAACCGATCAACTACTAGTAGTTAAAGGAAATGTAACCTTAGTAATTCTTTCTAACCGTCAATACGAGTATATATACTTAAGTGAAGATTATCCCCAAGTGGTAACTATTCCACCGGGAGTACCCCACGGCGCCATTAATCTTAGTAAAGAAAGTTGTTTAGTAGTGAACGCTGTAATACGTCATGGCATTGCTTCAGCTAAAGACTATCAACCAATTAAACCGCCTTTTCCTTACGATTTAAACAAAGCCAGCAGAAAACTGAGTAGAAATTTTGAGCAAATACGATATATTATGAATTAG
- a CDS encoding response regulator transcription factor — MPLLILVVDDEPGIRLVISDYLEFAGYSVISAKNVQEALLMLNTYHPHLLISDIKMPGKNGYELVKQVRQRPEFRLLPVIFLTEHNTTKDRIQGYKVGCDIYLPKPFEMEELGAVIRNLLERSQMIQTEWQFEKKESVVKLTQETPINEQKSLELTEREGQVLYLLTLGLSNIDIAQKLHLSPRTVEKYVTRLFRKSETNNRAELVRFALENHLVK; from the coding sequence ATGCCACTACTCATACTAGTTGTTGACGACGAACCAGGAATACGATTAGTTATTAGCGATTATTTAGAATTCGCTGGCTATTCGGTAATCAGCGCCAAAAACGTCCAGGAAGCCCTGTTGATGTTGAATACTTATCACCCCCATTTACTAATTTCTGACATAAAAATGCCAGGAAAGAACGGTTACGAGTTAGTGAAGCAAGTGCGCCAACGTCCTGAGTTTCGTTTACTTCCGGTGATTTTCTTAACAGAGCATAATACGACCAAAGACCGGATTCAGGGTTATAAAGTAGGCTGTGATATCTATTTACCCAAGCCCTTTGAAATGGAAGAACTAGGTGCGGTGATTCGTAACTTACTAGAGCGATCGCAGATGATTCAAACCGAATGGCAATTTGAAAAAAAAGAATCTGTCGTTAAATTAACCCAAGAAACGCCCATAAACGAGCAAAAATCCTTAGAACTAACCGAAAGAGAAGGGCAAGTCTTATATTTATTGACCTTAGGTCTGTCTAATATAGATATAGCTCAAAAACTGCATTTAAGTCCTCGGACGGTTGAAAAATACGTAACCCGTCTATTTAGAAAAAGCGAAACTAATAATCGAGCAGAATTAGTCAGATTTGCTCTCGAGAATCACTTAGTTAAGTAA